The following DNA comes from Halorhabdus tiamatea SARL4B.
CGTCTGGACCTCCAGCGCCACCGCGAGGACGCCGAGGGCCTGCGTGAGGACGCCAGCGACGCCGAGGAGCGCGCCGCCGAGAAACGCGAGCAGGCCGACGAACTCGAAGCAGACCTCGAGAAGACCCGCGAAGACCTCGAGGAGCGCCGAGACAGGCTCGCCGAGTTGGACGAGGAAATCGAAGCCATCGAAGAAACGTTCGCGGACGCGCCCGTCGAACTCGGCGAGGCGGAACCCCGCCGAGAGGCAGTCGCCGACGAACTCGAAACAGTTACAAGCGATCTGGCCAGTCTCGAAGCCACGATCGAGTCCCTCGAAGCCGACATCGAGGAAGCCGAGGAGCTGCTCGAGGCGGGGAAGTGTCCTGAGTGTGGCCAGGCCGTCGAGGCGGCTCCGCGAGTCGAGTCACTCGACGACGATCGCGAGCGATTGGCCGACCTGCGGGACGAGCACGAGGAACTGCGAGAACAGCGCGAGGATGTCCGGGAGCGCCTCGACCGTGCCGAGACGTTGGTCGATCGCGAGGACGAACACGAACGAATCCAGGAGAAACGCGAGACGCTCGCCGAATTGATCGGCGAACGAGCGTCCACGGTCGAAGAGACCGAACGGCGAATCGACTCGTTGCGCGAGGACGCAGCCGAACTCGAAGCGGAGGCCGAAAAGCACCGCGAATCAGCCGAGGAAGCCGGGGAAGCCGCCGAAGAGTGCCGAGAGGCCATCGCCGAGTGCAACGAACGCCGCGGGACTCTCGCCGACCGGATCGACCGACTCGACTCCGTCGTCGAGGACTTCGACCGGCTCTCGGACCTCGAAGACGCGATCGAGAACCGAAAGGAGCGCCGCGAGCGACTCGCAGAGATGAACGACGAGCGCCGGGATCGCCTCGGGACGCTTCGAGAGCGGCGTTCGGAACTCGCCGAGGCCATCGACGAGGACCGACTGGCCGAGGCCCGCGACGACAAAGACCGCGCCGAGACGTATCTCGACGAAGTGGTCGCAGAGATCGAGACTCGCGAGAAGCAACGGGACGAACTCCAGGCCCGGATCGGTGCTATCGAAAACGAGATCGAGGAGCTCGAATCCCTGCGCGAGCGCCGCGATGATCTCGAAGCGACGGTCGAACGGCTCGATTCGCTCTATGCGGAGGCCGAACAGCTCCAGGAGATGTACGGTCAGCTCCGGGCAGAGCTGCGCCAGCGCAACGTCGAGACCTTAGAGCGGATGCTCAACGACACGTTCGATCTCGTCTACCGCAACGACTCCTACGACCGGATCGAACTCGAGACGGACTACCACCTCACGATCTACCAGAAGGACGGCGAGCCCCTCGACCCCGATCAGCTCTCGGGCGGCGAACGCGCACTGTTCAACCTCAGCCTCCGGGCGGCGATCTATCGGCTACTCGCCGAAGGAATCGAGGGGACCGCACCCACGCCGCCGCTGATCCTCGACGAGCCGACGGTCTTTCTCGATTCGGGCCACGTCTCCCAGTTGCTCGAGTTGATCGAGTACATGCGAAGTGAGATCGGCGTCGAGCAGATCGTGGTCGTCAGTCACGACGACGAGCTGGTCGATGCGGCCGACGACCTGGTCCACGTCGCGAAGGACGCGACGACCAACCGCTCGCGCGTCGAGCGCCGCGACGCCCCGGAGCTGCCGGCGGATTAATCGTCGGTCAGGGTCGCGACCGCCTCGCTGGCGACCTCAGTCGCCGCGTATCCTCGCTCCCCGGCGACCCGTCGCTCTTCGATGAGACCGGCCGCGCGGAACTCCGCGAGGTGGCCGTGGAGGTCACTCTCGCAGAACTCGAAGCGGTCGAGCAGCGCACGGACGGAGAGTGGTCCGTGCCGGTCGAGTGCAACGAGCAGGCCCAACGACTGCTCAGTCCGGACGGCAGTCAGTACGGCTCGGACCGATTCCGGGACGGCGGTAGCGGTTACCGCAAGCGGTGAACGCTCCTCGAGGAGTTCGAAGTCGGTCGCCGGTCGATACGTCTCCTGTCCGGTGTCCGGATCCCGGACGAGCCACTCCTCGCCCGAGCGCTTGACGAGCAGATAGGGCGTCCCGGACCCGTCTTTGACTGTGCGCATGGACGGACTATCGACGCTGGACAGATAGCGATAGTGGTCGCCACAATGACGGCTTACTCACCAGTCTCCTCGCGATCACGGGCGAACTGCCAGTAGCGGAGCAGTCCATAGCTCCCAGCGAGCACCCCGACGACGAGGAGAGCCCCGCCAGTCCAGACATCACCTTCGAAGTACAGGAACATCGGGCCGACGGCAACGCCGAAGAGGGCCACGTTGAACACGACGACGAGGCGCACGAAGAGTTTGACGGCGTCCGAATCCAGATTCCCCTCGGACGGATCGGGTTCGGGGATGTCGACCGCCGGGATCAGGTCGTCGTTCTCGCCGGCGTCTTCCTCGAAAATCCCGTCGAACGGATCGCTGGCGGACACGGTAGTCGGTCACAGCGTCGTGGGGAAATCAGCTTCGGCTTACCGCTGTCCGGGAAGGTCGACGGCGTCGTCGCTGTAGATCCACGCCATCGGATTCGCCGCGTCGTAGATGACTGTCCCGTCCTCGGTCTGGTATCGCTCGATCGTGTCTGCCGTCGCCGGTTGCTCCGGCGACCGGTCGGTCGTCGCACGCTCGCTCCGACTGCCGTTGGCGGGATTCGACATTGCTACCGTGAATTGGTATGTCATGGCGTGTCATAAACTTTCTGACCCCGGGCAACCGGGGGGTTTTAGGGTGCCGACGGCTACCACCAGACCAATGACTGACTCCGGGGAGCAACGCGGACTCGGCGAGTTCGCCGACGGCGATCGGCCGGCGGCAGAGGCGCGGGCGGTTGCAGGCAACGGCGGACACGAGGCGAGCGTCGTCGACGCGGAGGAGTGGCGCTATCCCGAAGCCGAGGGGACCGTCGAATTCGAAGTGACGCAGGTCGACTACACGATCGAGGGTGGCGGGAGCGACGAATATCCCGTCCTGCACGTCTTCGGACGGACTGACGACCGAGCACTCGTCCACGTACAGGTCTACGAGTTTCGGCCGTACTTCTATGCGCCAGCCGGGAACGTCGACCAAGAGCGACTCGCAAGCTACGACAGCGTCACCGGC
Coding sequences within:
- the rad50 gene encoding DNA double-strand break repair ATPase Rad50; its protein translation is MRFERVRVENFKCYADADLRLERGVTVIHGVNGSGKSSLLEACFFALYGARALDRTLDELVTIGAEEATVELWFAHGGESYHIKRRVRVRDDRATTVECVLDESDGVVEGARDVRERVASLLRMDHEAFVNCAYVRQGEVNKLINASPGERQDMIDDLLQLGRLEEYRKRASDARVGVGRVLEGKRESLSQLEEQIESKEERDLHDQLNAAESELASVRAELDNYDEQREAARETLEDAKSTLEEYEQRREELEEVESEVEELTETIEATEREREALGDEIGERRERREEVRDRIDSELGETELSTDADREAVAALIEDLEGRDEEIRDEIEQHRLDLQRHREDAEGLREDASDAEERAAEKREQADELEADLEKTREDLEERRDRLAELDEEIEAIEETFADAPVELGEAEPRREAVADELETVTSDLASLEATIESLEADIEEAEELLEAGKCPECGQAVEAAPRVESLDDDRERLADLRDEHEELREQREDVRERLDRAETLVDREDEHERIQEKRETLAELIGERASTVEETERRIDSLREDAAELEAEAEKHRESAEEAGEAAEECREAIAECNERRGTLADRIDRLDSVVEDFDRLSDLEDAIENRKERRERLAEMNDERRDRLGTLRERRSELAEAIDEDRLAEARDDKDRAETYLDEVVAEIETREKQRDELQARIGAIENEIEELESLRERRDDLEATVERLDSLYAEAEQLQEMYGQLRAELRQRNVETLERMLNDTFDLVYRNDSYDRIELETDYHLTIYQKDGEPLDPDQLSGGERALFNLSLRAAIYRLLAEGIEGTAPTPPLILDEPTVFLDSGHVSQLLELIEYMRSEIGVEQIVVVSHDDELVDAADDLVHVAKDATTNRSRVERRDAPELPAD
- a CDS encoding DUF7346 family protein, whose amino-acid sequence is MRTVKDGSGTPYLLVKRSGEEWLVRDPDTGQETYRPATDFELLEERSPLAVTATAVPESVRAVLTAVRTEQSLGLLVALDRHGPLSVRALLDRFEFCESDLHGHLAEFRAAGLIEERRVAGERGYAATEVASEAVATLTDD
- a CDS encoding DUF7331 family protein yields the protein MTYQFTVAMSNPANGSRSERATTDRSPEQPATADTIERYQTEDGTVIYDAANPMAWIYSDDAVDLPGQR
- a CDS encoding DUF7322 domain-containing protein → MSASDPFDGIFEEDAGENDDLIPAVDIPEPDPSEGNLDSDAVKLFVRLVVVFNVALFGVAVGPMFLYFEGDVWTGGALLVVGVLAGSYGLLRYWQFARDREETGE